Proteins encoded within one genomic window of Merismopedia glauca CCAP 1448/3:
- a CDS encoding NB-ARC domain-containing protein translates to MNLEQTFKIADAIVFSQKKRHLKDIEVAILKGALRGETYGDIAANYGCTAEYIKHDIGPKFWKLLSELLAEKVSKKNFRSALERKYDRWQLHLESDLNLLSLSANPLPTRGFKSGEIVKYPDFIGRNLELAQLKFNLLERNQRLVVISGVAGIGKTVLATHLLEAIAENYESCFWTSLLNYSSFSDWLTELNILINGAEISELNSDNFIHKFSQSKSLLVIDNLEAAKNLEIYLLFIKKILINSHNTRIVIISRNPINEICTWQNGELAIQKIELTGLSNNEAHLLFKNRGFAVSAAESSFFSHHYQGNPLALKLLATTIKTSCQNQDNSAQIRSRFPAIFGKIEEILEHHFECLSSLEKQIMYCLVTAKKSLGYREILEQIITPISEAKLGEILNLLVERSLIEKAIFLTTDQSSVRYTLQPLIKEYMSQRFEFAIPQTAKNL, encoded by the coding sequence ATGAACCTTGAACAAACTTTTAAAATAGCAGATGCTATCGTTTTTAGTCAAAAGAAAAGACATTTAAAAGATATTGAAGTTGCTATCTTAAAAGGGGCATTGAGAGGAGAAACCTATGGCGATATTGCCGCTAATTACGGCTGCACGGCTGAATATATCAAACATGATATTGGTCCCAAATTTTGGAAATTATTGTCAGAATTATTAGCTGAAAAAGTCAGTAAGAAAAATTTTCGTTCTGCATTAGAAAGAAAATACGATCGCTGGCAACTTCACTTAGAATCAGATCTAAATTTGCTAAGTTTATCAGCTAATCCTCTCCCAACAAGAGGATTTAAGTCAGGAGAAATTGTGAAATATCCAGATTTTATCGGCAGAAATCTGGAATTAGCGCAACTAAAATTCAATTTGCTCGAACGCAATCAGCGTTTAGTGGTAATTTCTGGTGTAGCTGGGATTGGAAAAACTGTTTTAGCTACTCACTTATTAGAGGCGATCGCGGAAAATTACGAAAGTTGTTTTTGGACATCTCTCCTCAACTATTCTAGTTTTAGTGATTGGCTAACTGAGTTAAACATATTAATAAATGGAGCGGAAATTAGTGAATTAAACTCAGATAATTTTATTCACAAATTTAGTCAATCTAAATCTTTGCTAGTAATCGATAATCTAGAAGCAGCTAAAAATCTAGAAATATATTTGCTTTTTATTAAAAAAATCCTGATTAATAGTCATAATACTAGGATCGTAATTATTAGTAGGAACCCAATTAATGAAATATGTACTTGGCAAAATGGCGAACTAGCAATCCAAAAAATTGAACTAACAGGCTTATCAAATAATGAAGCCCATCTGCTGTTCAAAAATAGAGGATTTGCGGTTTCAGCAGCCGAAAGTAGCTTCTTCAGCCATCATTATCAAGGCAATCCTCTAGCTTTAAAACTATTAGCTACAACTATCAAAACTAGCTGTCAAAACCAAGATAATTCAGCCCAGATTCGGTCAAGATTTCCCGCCATATTTGGGAAAATAGAAGAAATTTTAGAACATCATTTTGAGTGTCTTTCCAGCTTAGAAAAGCAGATTATGTACTGTTTAGTCACAGCCAAAAAATCTTTAGGATACAGAGAAATCCTAGAGCAAATTATTACTCCTATTTCCGAAGCTAAGTTAGGAGAAATATTGAATTTACTAGTAGAGCGATCGCTCATTGAAAAAGCGATCTTCCTGACCACAGACCAATCTTCTGTCAGATACACTCTCCAACCCCTCATTAAAGAGTATATGAGTCAACGATTTGAGTTCGCCATACCTCAAACCGCTAAAAACCTTTGA